AGCATCTGGCGGAACTGGGTGCCGCTGAGCTTGCGGACGTGCAGGCCACGGGCATCGGCGTGTTCGGCGGTCACGTAGCCCTCTTCCTCGGTGTACACCAGGTTCAAGGACGGGACCGTCTCCATTCCCAGCTCCGGAGCATTCTCGCGGGCGAAGTCCTGGGCCTGGTAGGGGCCATAGAAGTCCTCACCGCTGATGGAGGACTTACAGCCGGCCATGTCGCGGCCAATGATGAAGTGGGTACAGCCGTAGTTCTTGCGGATGATCATGTGCTGCAGCGCCTCACGGGGCCCAGCCATGTGCATCGAATAGGGCAGGTAAGCCCAGCGGATGCGGGGGTTGTTCACCTCAGCGGCCAGACGCTCGTAGGTCTGGAAGCGAACGGCACCGGGGATGTCGTCGTCTTGGGTGGGGCCGCAGGTGGGGTGCACCAGGACCACGCCCTGCTCACTCACATTGGTGGCATCGAGGGCCCGGGTGAAGAGCTCGTAGTGCGCACGGTGGATGGGGTTCCGGCACTGGAAGGCCACCACGTCCTGACCCTCGGGCAGGTTCGCGCGCACCTCAGCGGGGGTCTTGCAAGGGAAGACGCGCTCGGGCAGCTCCAGGCCTTGAATCGAACCACCCAGATAGAAGCGACCGCGCTCGGTGGCGATCATCTTCACCGCGGGATGCTCCAGGGAGGAGGTGCCGTAGCAGCCAACCGCCTCACGGGCCTTATCGGGCTCCCACTTGCTCTCCACCGTCATCACGGCGAGCTCTTGACCGCGGTAGGTCAGCAGCAGCTTCTGACCAACGGCGATGTCGTCGCGATCGGTGTCCATCACGATCGGCAGACCAAAGAGAAGGCCGCTGGTGGTGCGGTTCTTCTCGACCACCGACAGGTAGTCGTCCTGGTGCATGAAGCCGCGCAGGGGTGAGAAACCACCCACCATCAGCAGCTCGATGTCGCAGGCGTTGCGATCGGAGCACTCGACCACGTGATCCACGCCAGCCTTCGCCGCTTCCCGCTGGGCTTCAGGCACCCGCAGGTCCACAAGCGTGCCGCCGTGGGGAGCGATCAAACCCTGACGGGGTGCAGCGGCTGCGGTGGTCATGGCAACGGGGAGTGGATCCAATGCCGGCGATTCTCCCAGAGCACTCGAAACGCCATAAAAAAAGGGGCTCCGAAGAGCCCCCTGATCAAGCGTTCTGAGTCCGAAAAGACGATCAGGCCTTCTCGAGCCGGCCGTAGAGCTGGCCAACGATCTTGACGTCGACGGGGTCATGGCTGCCCATGTCGGTGTCAGAGGGCTGGACAGCGGTGAAGACGCCGGCGAACTCAC
This DNA window, taken from Synechococcus sp. LTW-R, encodes the following:
- the sat gene encoding sulfate adenylyltransferase: MTTAAAAPRQGLIAPHGGTLVDLRVPEAQREAAKAGVDHVVECSDRNACDIELLMVGGFSPLRGFMHQDDYLSVVEKNRTTSGLLFGLPIVMDTDRDDIAVGQKLLLTYRGQELAVMTVESKWEPDKAREAVGCYGTSSLEHPAVKMIATERGRFYLGGSIQGLELPERVFPCKTPAEVRANLPEGQDVVAFQCRNPIHRAHYELFTRALDATNVSEQGVVLVHPTCGPTQDDDIPGAVRFQTYERLAAEVNNPRIRWAYLPYSMHMAGPREALQHMIIRKNYGCTHFIIGRDMAGCKSSISGEDFYGPYQAQDFARENAPELGMETVPSLNLVYTEEEGYVTAEHADARGLHVRKLSGTQFRQMLRGGEEIPEWFAFKSVVEVLRSAA